The following proteins are encoded in a genomic region of Methylobacterium tardum:
- a CDS encoding formate/nitrite transporter family protein, translating into MSYLAPADFVKKAVDAGEAKVFMATKDTFIRAYMAGAILALAAAFAVTINQTTGQPLVAALLFPVGFSMLYLLGYDLFTGVCVLTPLALIDKRPGVTVAGVARNWVLVFFGNFAGALTTAVMMSIVFTFGFATEPNAVGKLIAGIGEARTLGYEKYGASGMLTLFVRAMLCNWMVSTGVIGAMLSTSVPGKVIAMWMPITVFFFMTFEHSVVNMFLFPSAILMGGHLTVMDYLLWNEIPTLIGNIVGGIAFTGLMLYSTHVRTGATRTVVDAGLRRPIAAE; encoded by the coding sequence ATGTCGTATCTGGCGCCCGCCGATTTCGTGAAGAAGGCCGTCGATGCCGGTGAGGCGAAGGTCTTCATGGCTACCAAGGACACGTTCATCCGGGCCTACATGGCCGGCGCGATCCTGGCGCTCGCCGCGGCCTTCGCGGTCACGATCAACCAGACCACCGGACAGCCGCTGGTTGCGGCCCTGCTGTTCCCGGTCGGCTTCTCGATGCTCTACCTGCTGGGCTACGACCTGTTCACCGGCGTCTGCGTGCTCACGCCGCTCGCCCTGATCGACAAGCGCCCCGGCGTCACGGTGGCGGGGGTCGCGCGCAATTGGGTCCTCGTCTTCTTCGGCAACTTCGCGGGCGCGCTGACCACGGCCGTGATGATGTCGATCGTGTTCACCTTCGGCTTCGCCACCGAGCCGAACGCCGTCGGCAAGCTGATCGCCGGGATCGGCGAGGCCCGGACGCTGGGCTACGAGAAGTACGGCGCCTCCGGCATGCTGACGCTCTTCGTCCGCGCCATGCTGTGCAACTGGATGGTGTCGACCGGCGTCATCGGCGCGATGCTGTCCACCTCCGTGCCCGGCAAGGTGATCGCGATGTGGATGCCGATCACGGTGTTCTTCTTCATGACCTTCGAGCACTCGGTGGTGAACATGTTCCTGTTCCCGTCGGCGATCCTCATGGGCGGCCACCTGACGGTCATGGATTACCTGCTCTGGAACGAGATCCCGACGCTCATCGGAAACATCGTCGGCGGCATCGCCTTCACCGGCCTGATGCTCTACTCCACCCACGTCCGGACCGGGGCGACCCGGACGGTGGTCGATGCCGGGCTCCGTCGCCCCATCGCGGCCGAGTAG
- a CDS encoding gamma-glutamylcyclotransferase family protein has translation MPLYFAYGANMDAAAMAPRCPVSRLVGGGHLPGYRFIIMREGYASVVRAPGRIVRGVLWDLAVGDIPALDRYEGVSGGLYTKASLPVRTTGGVKRALIYLGGSAAPGRPRPGYLEAVVAAARAAQLPPAYVRELSSWSRGLPA, from the coding sequence GTGCCCCTCTACTTCGCCTACGGCGCCAACATGGATGCCGCCGCGATGGCGCCGCGGTGCCCGGTTTCGCGGCTGGTCGGCGGCGGCCATCTTCCAGGCTATCGTTTCATCATCATGCGCGAAGGCTACGCCTCGGTGGTGCGCGCGCCCGGCCGCATCGTCCGGGGCGTGCTCTGGGACTTGGCCGTCGGCGACATCCCGGCCCTCGATCGATATGAGGGCGTGTCGGGCGGCCTGTACACGAAGGCCAGCCTCCCGGTCCGCACCACGGGCGGCGTGAAGCGCGCGCTGATCTATCTCGGAGGCTCCGCTGCACCGGGCCGCCCGCGGCCGGGCTACCTGGAAGCCGTCGTCGCGGCGGCACGCGCGGCGCAGCTGCCGCCCGCCTACGTCCGGGAACTCAGCAGTTGGTCGCGCGGGCTGCCGGCCTGA
- a CDS encoding acetyl-CoA carboxylase biotin carboxyl carrier protein subunit has product MKQILVTEGQEVKNGEPIAVVEAMKMENVLRAERDATVSKIHAKEGDSLAVDAVILEFA; this is encoded by the coding sequence GTGAAGCAGATCCTGGTCACCGAGGGCCAAGAGGTGAAGAACGGCGAGCCGATCGCGGTCGTCGAGGCGATGAAGATGGAGAACGTCCTCCGCGCCGAGCGCGATGCCACGGTCAGTAAGATTCACGCCAAGGAGGGCGACAGCCTCGCGGTGGACGCGGTGATTCTCGAATTCGCCTGA
- a CDS encoding L,D-transpeptidase, translated as MRIIPVLACALLLTGCNFKGVPDPALSARDAEFMALVPNAEFDPHFARYQVSDPTHEPPGTIVVETKERQLYLVLPDGKAIRYGVSVGDEAYGWTGTARIDRKAEWPAWNPPAEMIKRWPHVHGMQGGPMNPLGARALYLSDHGKDTLYRIHGTNEPEKIGQAVSSGCIRMRNIDVVDLYNRVPVGATVIVR; from the coding sequence ATGCGCATCATACCGGTTCTTGCCTGCGCGCTGCTGCTGACGGGCTGCAACTTCAAGGGCGTGCCCGATCCGGCGCTCTCGGCGCGCGACGCGGAATTCATGGCGCTCGTCCCGAACGCCGAATTCGACCCGCACTTCGCCCGCTATCAGGTGAGCGATCCGACCCACGAGCCGCCCGGCACGATCGTGGTCGAGACGAAGGAGCGTCAGCTCTACCTCGTCCTGCCGGACGGGAAGGCGATCCGCTACGGCGTCTCCGTGGGCGACGAGGCCTATGGCTGGACCGGTACGGCCCGGATCGACCGCAAAGCGGAGTGGCCAGCCTGGAACCCGCCGGCCGAGATGATCAAGCGCTGGCCGCACGTCCACGGCATGCAGGGCGGCCCGATGAATCCTCTCGGCGCCCGCGCCCTTTACCTCTCGGATCACGGCAAGGACACGCTGTACCGGATCCACGGCACCAACGAGCCCGAGAAGATCGGGCAGGCGGTCTCCTCGGGCTGCATCCGCATGCGCAACATCGACGTGGTCGACCTCTACAACCGCGTCCCGGTCGGGGCGACGGTCATCGTCCGGTAA
- a CDS encoding histone deacetylase family protein, which translates to MTTLYVSHPASFDHEVPEGHPERPARMRAVERALEDERFAGLVRASAPRAELETAALAHPREYVDALAAAIPESGMVGIDSDTILSPGSLEATLRAIGGANHALDAVIAGECRNAFVAMRPPGHHAERTRSMGFCLFNHAAVAARYAQEKHGAERVGLVDWDVHHGNGSQDIFWDDPTVLYCSTHQMPLFPGTGSASERGEKNTIVNVPLRPNDDGEVFREAFETGILSRLEAFRPDVIVISAGFDAHRLDPLANLRLEAEDFGWATRRLMDLAERCAQGRIVSVLEGGYSLEGLAKSVAAHVDALMGR; encoded by the coding sequence GTGACCACTCTGTACGTGAGCCATCCCGCCAGCTTCGACCACGAGGTTCCGGAGGGGCACCCGGAGCGGCCGGCGCGGATGCGCGCGGTCGAGCGCGCGCTAGAAGACGAGCGCTTCGCCGGTTTGGTGCGCGCCTCGGCACCGCGGGCGGAGCTCGAGACCGCCGCGCTCGCTCATCCGCGCGAATACGTCGATGCCCTCGCCGCGGCGATCCCGGAGAGCGGGATGGTCGGGATCGACTCCGACACGATCCTGTCTCCGGGCAGCCTGGAGGCGACCCTGCGGGCGATCGGCGGGGCCAACCACGCTCTCGACGCCGTCATCGCGGGCGAGTGCCGGAACGCCTTCGTGGCCATGCGGCCACCGGGCCACCATGCCGAGCGGACCCGGTCGATGGGGTTCTGCCTGTTCAACCACGCCGCGGTCGCGGCCCGCTACGCGCAGGAGAAGCACGGGGCGGAGCGCGTGGGTCTCGTGGACTGGGACGTCCACCACGGCAACGGCAGCCAGGACATCTTCTGGGACGATCCGACGGTGCTCTACTGCTCGACACACCAGATGCCGCTGTTCCCGGGCACGGGCTCTGCCTCCGAGCGGGGCGAGAAGAACACCATCGTCAACGTGCCGCTGCGTCCGAACGACGATGGCGAGGTGTTTCGCGAAGCCTTCGAGACCGGCATCCTGTCACGTCTGGAGGCCTTCCGGCCCGACGTAATCGTGATCTCCGCAGGCTTCGATGCCCACCGCCTGGATCCGCTGGCGAACCTGCGGCTCGAGGCCGAGGATTTCGGCTGGGCGACCCGCCGGCTGATGGATCTGGCCGAGCGTTGCGCGCAGGGCCGGATCGTCTCGGTGCTGGAAGGCGGCTACAGTCTCGAAGGGCTAGCCAAGTCGGTGGCCGCACATGTCGACGCGCTGATGGGTCGGTAG
- a CDS encoding LysE family translocator: protein MTKAGFLAYALALGFAAAIPGLGVVALVARALASGFRAGMAFGAGLILGDLTFLAAAVFGLTRVAEALGDVFVVVRIGAGLYLGYLAVQLWRSAARARPVAARKADRPLASFLAGLTVTLANPKTIFFYLAVLPTLLDLRTVTRGDFATLVAVTTLVLVAVMTPYAALASRARHALQSSAFHRRLNRGAAAIMAGAAIWTVARRA, encoded by the coding sequence GTGACGAAAGCCGGTTTCCTAGCCTACGCCCTGGCGCTGGGCTTCGCTGCCGCGATCCCGGGCCTCGGCGTTGTGGCGCTCGTCGCCCGGGCGCTGGCTTCGGGCTTTCGGGCCGGCATGGCTTTCGGCGCGGGACTGATTCTGGGCGACCTGACCTTTCTGGCGGCCGCGGTGTTCGGGCTGACCCGCGTGGCCGAGGCGCTCGGCGACGTGTTCGTCGTGGTCCGGATCGGCGCCGGCCTGTACCTCGGCTACCTGGCGGTCCAGCTCTGGCGCAGCGCGGCGCGCGCGCGGCCCGTGGCGGCCCGAAAGGCCGACCGCCCCCTGGCAAGCTTCCTGGCCGGGCTCACCGTGACGCTTGCCAACCCCAAGACGATCTTCTTCTACCTCGCGGTGCTGCCGACGCTCCTGGACCTGCGGACCGTCACGCGGGGCGACTTCGCGACGCTCGTCGCCGTCACGACCCTTGTCCTGGTTGCGGTGATGACGCCGTACGCGGCCCTTGCGTCGCGGGCGCGGCATGCCCTGCAGAGTTCGGCGTTCCATCGGCGGCTGAACCGCGGCGCCGCCGCGATCATGGCCGGCGCCGCGATCTGGACCGTCGCGCGCCGCGCCTGA
- the ribB gene encoding 3,4-dihydroxy-2-butanone-4-phosphate synthase, which yields MPHCTVTEAIAAFAKGEIVVVTDDDDRENEGDLVVAASLCTPEKMAFIIRNTCGIVCAPLTVSEARRLHLDPMVASNDAPLGTAFTVTVDVKHGLTTGISAEQRCNTVRALANGNMGAGDFVRPGHVFPLIARDGGVLMRSGHTEAAVDLCRLAELPPVGVICELANDDGTVMKGPQIDAFAETHNLKRVSVADLIAYRQARDRLVERVGHFPVQTKHGDVTAYVFSTPFEAIQQFAFVVGDIGDGRDVLVRLHRSNVVADVIGGGKQIDAVLSRFAAAGRGVLVYLRDGTAGVPMKSVTEEGTEAQRARQWREIGLGAQILRDLGVVSFRNLATSSRAYVGLSGFGIEHLGDEPLEG from the coding sequence GTGCCCCACTGCACCGTCACCGAGGCCATCGCGGCCTTCGCCAAGGGTGAGATCGTCGTCGTCACCGACGACGACGACCGCGAGAACGAGGGCGACCTCGTCGTTGCCGCCTCGCTCTGCACGCCGGAGAAGATGGCGTTCATCATCCGCAACACCTGCGGCATCGTCTGCGCGCCGCTGACCGTGAGCGAGGCGCGGCGCCTCCATCTCGACCCGATGGTGGCGTCCAACGACGCCCCCTTGGGCACCGCCTTCACGGTGACGGTGGACGTCAAGCACGGCCTGACCACCGGCATCTCCGCGGAGCAGCGCTGCAACACGGTCCGGGCGCTCGCCAACGGCAACATGGGCGCGGGCGATTTCGTCCGACCGGGCCACGTCTTCCCGCTGATCGCCCGGGATGGCGGGGTGCTCATGCGCTCGGGCCATACCGAGGCTGCGGTGGATCTCTGCCGCCTCGCGGAGCTACCGCCGGTGGGCGTGATCTGCGAACTCGCCAACGACGACGGCACCGTCATGAAGGGGCCGCAGATCGACGCGTTCGCCGAGACGCACAATCTGAAGCGGGTCTCGGTGGCCGACCTGATCGCCTACCGGCAGGCGCGCGACCGGCTGGTGGAGCGGGTCGGGCACTTCCCCGTCCAGACGAAGCACGGCGACGTCACGGCCTACGTGTTCTCGACGCCTTTCGAGGCGATCCAGCAATTCGCCTTCGTGGTCGGCGACATCGGCGACGGCCGGGACGTGCTCGTGCGCCTGCATCGCTCCAACGTCGTCGCCGACGTGATCGGCGGCGGCAAGCAGATCGATGCCGTACTCTCGCGGTTCGCGGCGGCCGGACGCGGGGTGCTGGTCTATCTCCGGGACGGTACGGCCGGCGTGCCGATGAAGAGCGTCACCGAGGAGGGCACCGAGGCGCAGCGCGCCCGTCAGTGGCGCGAGATCGGGCTGGGCGCCCAGATCCTGCGCGACCTCGGCGTGGTGTCGTTCCGCAATCTGGCCACCTCGTCGCGGGCCTATGTCGGCCTGTCGGGCTTCGGCATCGAGCACCTGGGCGACGAGCCGCTGGAAGGATAA
- the aroC gene encoding chorismate synthase, giving the protein MSHNSFGHLFRVTTFGESHGVALGCVADGCPPGLPLEAEEIQAELDRRKPGQSRFTTQRREPDQVRILSGVFADDRTGGRQLTTGTPIALMIENTDQRSKDYSEIRDSYRPGHADYTYDAKYGIRDYRGGGRSSARETAARVAAGAVARKVIPGVTIRAALVQMGPHAIDRARWDWAETGNNPFFCPDAETASFYGTYLDEIRKDGSSVGAVIEVVAEGVPPGLGAPVYGKLDADLAAAMMSINAVKGVEIGDGFAAAALRGEDNADEMRAGNGGRPRFLANHAGGILGGISNGEPVVVRFAVKPTSSILTPRRSVTRDGTEVDLVTKGRHDPCVGIRAVPVAEAMMACVLADHYLRHRGQVGQQP; this is encoded by the coding sequence ATGTCCCACAACAGCTTCGGCCACCTGTTCCGCGTCACGACCTTCGGCGAGAGCCACGGAGTCGCGCTCGGCTGCGTCGCCGACGGCTGCCCGCCGGGCCTGCCCCTCGAAGCCGAGGAGATCCAGGCGGAACTCGACCGGCGCAAGCCCGGCCAGTCGCGCTTCACCACGCAGCGCCGGGAGCCCGATCAGGTCCGGATCCTGTCCGGCGTCTTCGCCGACGACCGGACCGGCGGGCGGCAGTTGACCACCGGCACGCCGATCGCGCTGATGATCGAGAACACGGATCAGCGCTCGAAGGATTATTCGGAGATCCGCGACAGCTACCGCCCCGGCCACGCCGACTACACCTACGACGCCAAGTACGGCATCCGCGACTATCGCGGCGGCGGGCGATCATCCGCCCGCGAGACCGCGGCGCGCGTTGCCGCCGGCGCCGTGGCGCGCAAGGTGATCCCGGGCGTCACGATCCGGGCGGCGCTCGTCCAGATGGGCCCGCACGCCATCGACCGCGCGCGCTGGGACTGGGCCGAGACCGGCAACAATCCGTTCTTCTGCCCCGACGCCGAGACCGCTTCGTTCTACGGGACCTATCTCGACGAGATCCGCAAGGACGGCTCCTCGGTGGGCGCCGTGATCGAGGTCGTGGCCGAGGGCGTCCCGCCGGGTCTCGGCGCACCGGTTTACGGCAAGCTCGACGCGGATCTGGCCGCCGCCATGATGTCGATCAACGCCGTCAAGGGCGTCGAGATCGGCGACGGCTTCGCGGCAGCGGCGCTCCGCGGCGAGGACAACGCCGACGAGATGCGCGCCGGCAATGGCGGTCGTCCGCGATTCCTCGCCAACCATGCGGGCGGCATCCTGGGCGGGATCTCGAATGGCGAGCCGGTCGTGGTGCGCTTCGCGGTGAAGCCGACCTCCTCGATTCTCACCCCGCGGCGCTCGGTGACCCGCGACGGCACCGAGGTGGACCTCGTCACCAAGGGCCGCCACGACCCCTGCGTCGGCATCCGCGCCGTGCCGGTGGCGGAGGCCATGATGGCCTGCGTGCTGGCCGATCACTATCTGCGCCATCGCGGGCAGGTCGGGCAGCAGCCCTGA
- a CDS encoding DUF3578 domain-containing protein codes for MSLGYALRRVAEEYPLARPDPPAGHPLAAIIRKGVPDELRGALEPIDGPFLVKGSPGRGSRWAAVPWVAIFDPAITTSATRGYYLVYLFPAHRQAVHLSLAQGTVAAIRQHGPGAEAYLRASGDALRARLSDFVRTLPNATISLGSVGELPEGYEAAHILGLSYELADLGDERRLRRDLAAAVTAYRALKARGGLDLPGSGPGA; via the coding sequence GTGAGCCTCGGATACGCGCTGCGGCGGGTCGCCGAGGAATACCCGCTCGCCCGCCCGGACCCGCCGGCCGGGCATCCTCTGGCCGCGATCATCCGCAAGGGCGTACCCGACGAGCTACGCGGCGCCCTCGAACCGATCGACGGCCCGTTCCTGGTCAAGGGCAGCCCGGGACGCGGCAGCAGATGGGCGGCCGTTCCGTGGGTGGCGATCTTCGATCCGGCCATCACCACCAGCGCGACCCGCGGCTACTATCTCGTCTACTTGTTTCCGGCGCACCGCCAGGCGGTTCACCTGTCTCTGGCTCAGGGGACCGTCGCGGCGATCCGCCAGCATGGGCCGGGCGCCGAAGCCTATCTCCGCGCGAGCGGCGATGCTTTGCGGGCGCGCCTCTCGGATTTCGTCCGGACCCTGCCGAATGCCACGATCTCCCTGGGCAGCGTCGGCGAGCTGCCGGAGGGCTACGAGGCTGCGCACATCCTCGGGCTCAGCTACGAATTGGCCGATCTCGGCGACGAGCGCCGGCTGCGCCGGGATCTCGCGGCAGCGGTTACGGCGTATCGCGCCTTGAAGGCGCGGGGTGGGCTCGATCTGCCCGGTTCGGGTCCGGGCGCCTGA
- a CDS encoding anhydro-N-acetylmuramic acid kinase has translation MAMMRAIGLMSGTSLDGVDIALIETDGERVHVVKGHNNFLEPLGPTGYRGYSDDEKALLRAATKDAESVLHPGDRPGRLPEAEAFVTQAHAEAVERFLEEHGLRASEIDVIGFHGQTVIHRPDQRISIQIGDGQALATRLGIPVVSDLRRADIEAGGQGAPLVPVFHKALAEASGFDGPFGILNIGGVANATLIDSKGGVIAFDTGPGNALIDEWMQEREGKNLDDGGRTAARGRPDEQLLAWLLTHPFFFRKPPKSLDRNWFSHKLAGQLSTEDGAATLTAFTARAVARALDHAPEIPTRWIVAGGGARNGELVRLLNYHLRAEITTADAIGWSSAYLEAQAFAYLAVRSLQGLPITFPSTTGVRDDMTGGVLARP, from the coding sequence ATGGCGATGATGCGCGCGATCGGGCTGATGAGCGGCACCTCGCTGGACGGCGTGGACATCGCCTTGATCGAGACCGACGGCGAGCGGGTCCACGTGGTCAAGGGCCACAACAACTTCCTGGAGCCGCTGGGGCCGACCGGCTACCGCGGCTATTCGGACGACGAGAAGGCGCTGCTGCGTGCGGCCACGAAGGACGCCGAATCGGTCCTTCATCCCGGGGACCGGCCGGGCCGTCTGCCCGAGGCGGAGGCGTTCGTCACGCAGGCCCACGCTGAGGCGGTCGAGCGCTTTCTGGAGGAGCACGGGCTGCGCGCGTCCGAGATCGACGTCATCGGCTTTCACGGCCAGACGGTGATCCACCGGCCGGATCAGCGCATCTCGATCCAGATCGGCGACGGTCAGGCCCTCGCGACCCGGCTCGGCATCCCGGTGGTCTCCGACCTCCGCCGGGCCGACATCGAGGCGGGCGGGCAGGGGGCGCCGCTGGTGCCGGTGTTCCACAAGGCCCTGGCCGAGGCTTCGGGCTTCGACGGGCCCTTCGGCATCCTCAACATCGGCGGCGTCGCCAACGCCACCCTGATCGATTCGAAAGGCGGCGTCATCGCCTTCGATACGGGCCCCGGCAACGCCCTGATCGACGAGTGGATGCAGGAGCGCGAGGGCAAAAATCTCGACGATGGCGGCCGCACCGCCGCCCGCGGACGGCCCGACGAGCAGCTGCTCGCCTGGCTTCTGACCCACCCGTTCTTCTTCCGGAAGCCGCCGAAATCGCTCGACCGGAACTGGTTCTCGCACAAGCTCGCCGGGCAGCTCTCCACTGAGGACGGCGCCGCGACGCTCACGGCCTTCACGGCCCGGGCCGTGGCGCGGGCCCTCGACCACGCCCCCGAGATCCCGACCCGCTGGATCGTGGCCGGCGGCGGCGCGCGCAACGGCGAGCTGGTGCGGCTGCTGAACTACCACCTGCGGGCCGAGATCACGACGGCGGACGCCATCGGCTGGTCCTCGGCCTATCTGGAGGCCCAGGCCTTCGCCTACCTGGCGGTGCGCTCGCTTCAGGGCCTGCCGATTACCTTTCCATCGACCACCGGGGTGCGGGACGACATGACCGGCGGGGTTCTGGCCCGCCCGTGA